The Fimbriimonas ginsengisoli Gsoil 348 genome window below encodes:
- a CDS encoding alpha-E domain-containing protein, producing MLSRHAASAFWIGRYIERAEATARMIDVHYHFGLESPLVGELFRWSSILAISSQEEAFNKRYSQQDERSVLHFFAFDTENPSSIQACIRAARENARSIRDQISSEMWECLNRFYLDYQAWDVDRVLETSPFGFFQKVKDGSHLFQGITNRTLMMGEARDFHDAGRFLERADQTTRILDVKYHDLLPRFAVRETVPPTVPAPDSVGGPLDVHGWIAVLKSVGAYEAFSKTFRQGVTPARVAEFLILNPQFPASVRHSIGRIEGCLRRVSGNRDLAPQNEAERAVGRLYSDLNYTRAEEIISGGLHEFLHGVQMRCLDIGNAIYANYLTY from the coding sequence ATGCTGAGCCGCCATGCCGCGAGCGCGTTTTGGATCGGTCGATACATCGAGCGGGCCGAAGCGACAGCCCGGATGATCGACGTTCACTATCATTTCGGGTTGGAAAGCCCGCTCGTGGGCGAGCTGTTTCGCTGGTCTTCCATCCTCGCCATCTCCAGCCAAGAGGAGGCGTTCAACAAGCGGTACTCCCAGCAAGACGAGCGGTCGGTGCTCCACTTCTTCGCGTTCGATACGGAGAACCCGAGCAGCATTCAGGCTTGCATCCGGGCCGCCCGCGAGAACGCGCGTAGCATCCGCGACCAGATCTCCAGCGAGATGTGGGAGTGTCTCAACCGGTTCTATCTCGACTACCAGGCGTGGGATGTGGATCGGGTTTTGGAAACGTCACCGTTCGGTTTCTTTCAGAAGGTCAAAGACGGATCGCACCTTTTCCAGGGGATCACCAACCGCACGCTGATGATGGGCGAGGCCCGCGATTTTCACGACGCCGGGCGGTTTTTGGAGCGGGCGGACCAGACGACGCGGATTCTCGACGTGAAATACCACGACCTGCTGCCTCGGTTCGCGGTGCGGGAGACGGTGCCGCCGACCGTGCCCGCGCCCGACTCGGTCGGCGGGCCACTCGACGTTCACGGCTGGATCGCCGTGCTCAAGTCGGTCGGAGCTTACGAAGCGTTCTCCAAGACGTTTCGGCAGGGGGTGACCCCGGCTCGGGTCGCGGAGTTCCTGATCCTGAACCCGCAGTTCCCCGCATCCGTCCGCCACTCGATCGGCCGCATCGAAGGCTGCCTCCGGCGAGTGAGCGGAAACCGCGACCTCGCGCCCCAAAACGAAGCGGAGAGAGCGGTGGGCCGCCTCTATAGCGATCTGAACTACACTCGAGCCGAGGAAATCATCAGCGGAGGCCTTCACGAATTCCTACACGGAGTGCAGATGCGCTGCCTGGACATCGGCAATGCCATCTATGCGAACTACCTGACCTACTAA
- a CDS encoding discoidin domain-containing protein, with translation MFTALLLALIPSVKISVFPGQVLNRFVPIRALGAGVDGREAGNAEETFRPHNLRAMLSSGLGALTYRLRTELAGEAWHWNPEGTWSDAAHRQGYWTSSAIPSKPIQVSWGYRLPRRGNTFDQANDDSYSRIDDGDGTTYWKSNPYLGDAPQWVVIDLGRRRKIDAIRIQWANPFATQYNLEYWIGNENIEEDDNPPGVWHPISGAPSPSFGCTCRTRERGLGVRESGRAGLESSGPPDRPLDLVRFQVTPPTRFIRLNLARSSRTSEPSMAPDPRDRVGFAIREVQIGRMRHGQLRDFVVHAPNHDQTAIYTSSTDPWHRAQDLDRRTEQPGFDTVLASGLTHGLPMLVPVGALYDTPENAEAELRWLKAKGIRLRGVEIGEEPDGQYANPKDFAALYAEIARRARAVFPDVPIGGPSMQTVQHESIAFPPGPYEHGFVRRFMDELRRRGQLRDFQFFSFEWYPFDDPYGACEPQLRASPGMLEAALNRLCADGLPKSLPYLITEYGYSAFAGPSEVQVAAALLNLDTVGKFLELGGSEAYLYGFEPNELISETKGHWGNLMTWLNDEGGNAKWAMPAHWAAALVTREWCGDLAKPHHLVRSTSSSPDVSAYTLLRPEGGQSVLLVNKGRSPVEIVGLPAGRVALWGSGQYAWQEAGDHGHPTRDLPPTHFISSGRFVLPAFSAAVVASAPSRRRL, from the coding sequence TTGTTTACCGCCCTCCTACTCGCCTTGATCCCGTCGGTGAAAATCTCGGTTTTCCCCGGCCAAGTACTCAATCGCTTTGTGCCGATCCGCGCCTTGGGCGCCGGTGTCGATGGCCGAGAGGCAGGCAATGCGGAGGAGACGTTTCGACCGCACAACCTTCGGGCAATGCTTTCGAGCGGCCTCGGCGCCCTCACTTACCGGCTGCGGACGGAGCTTGCCGGCGAGGCGTGGCACTGGAACCCCGAGGGGACCTGGAGCGATGCCGCTCATCGGCAAGGTTACTGGACCTCCTCCGCCATCCCCAGCAAGCCGATCCAAGTCTCTTGGGGTTACCGCCTCCCCCGGCGTGGGAACACGTTCGACCAAGCCAACGACGATAGCTATTCTCGCATCGACGACGGAGACGGGACCACTTACTGGAAGAGCAATCCCTACCTAGGCGACGCTCCCCAATGGGTCGTCATCGACCTCGGCCGCCGGCGCAAGATCGACGCCATTCGCATCCAGTGGGCGAATCCTTTTGCGACGCAATACAACCTCGAATACTGGATCGGCAACGAAAACATCGAAGAAGACGACAACCCCCCAGGCGTCTGGCACCCAATCTCCGGAGCCCCCTCTCCCTCCTTCGGATGTACGTGCCGAACGAGGGAGAGGGGGTTGGGGGTGAGGGAGTCCGGAAGAGCCGGTCTCGAGAGCAGCGGTCCTCCAGACCGGCCATTGGACCTGGTCCGTTTCCAAGTCACTCCCCCGACCCGATTCATCCGCCTCAACCTCGCCCGCTCGTCCCGAACCTCGGAGCCGTCGATGGCCCCCGATCCTCGCGATCGGGTCGGCTTTGCGATTCGTGAGGTTCAAATCGGGCGGATGCGCCATGGCCAACTGCGCGATTTCGTCGTGCACGCGCCGAATCACGACCAGACCGCGATATACACCTCTTCGACCGATCCATGGCACCGGGCGCAGGACTTGGACCGGCGCACCGAGCAGCCTGGGTTCGATACCGTACTAGCTAGCGGGCTCACCCATGGTCTGCCGATGCTTGTCCCGGTCGGGGCTTTATACGACACGCCGGAAAACGCGGAAGCCGAGCTTCGGTGGCTGAAAGCGAAAGGGATTCGGTTAAGGGGGGTGGAGATCGGGGAGGAGCCGGACGGGCAGTACGCGAACCCGAAGGATTTCGCTGCCCTGTATGCCGAGATCGCTCGGCGGGCGCGTGCAGTTTTTCCGGATGTTCCGATCGGTGGACCGTCGATGCAAACGGTCCAGCACGAATCGATCGCCTTTCCGCCCGGACCCTATGAGCATGGCTTTGTGCGCCGCTTTATGGACGAGTTGCGGCGGCGCGGGCAACTGCGAGACTTCCAGTTCTTCAGCTTCGAATGGTATCCCTTCGACGATCCATACGGCGCTTGCGAGCCCCAGTTGCGAGCTTCGCCGGGGATGTTGGAAGCTGCCTTGAACCGTCTTTGCGCCGACGGGTTGCCGAAGAGCCTTCCCTACCTGATCACCGAGTACGGTTACTCCGCGTTTGCTGGGCCGAGCGAGGTTCAGGTCGCGGCGGCGTTGCTCAACCTCGACACGGTTGGGAAATTTCTCGAGCTCGGCGGGAGCGAGGCGTACCTGTACGGCTTCGAACCGAACGAGTTGATTTCGGAGACGAAAGGGCACTGGGGGAACCTCATGACTTGGCTCAACGATGAAGGAGGGAACGCCAAATGGGCGATGCCCGCCCACTGGGCGGCGGCGCTGGTGACCCGCGAATGGTGCGGCGACCTTGCGAAGCCTCACCACCTCGTCCGTTCGACTTCTTCATCCCCGGATGTCTCGGCCTATACGCTCCTCCGTCCGGAGGGCGGCCAGTCGGTCTTGTTGGTGAATAAGGGGCGCTCACCCGTCGAGATCGTAGGACTGCCCGCCGGCAGGGTGGCGCTCTGGGGCTCGGGCCAATATGCCTGGCAGGAAGCCGGCGACCACGGCCACCCGACCCGCGATCTGCCCCCCACCCATTTCATCTCTTCCGGCCGGTTCGTCCTGCCAGCTTTCTCGGCAGCCGTCGTAGCATCGGCTCCCAGCCGGCGACGTCTATGA
- a CDS encoding transglutaminase family protein, giving the protein MILLATHRTVYEYPSPAFESHNEVRLMPLTDDSQTCREFRVDVLPRVPVFSYEDIGGTVHHFGVRQPHVRMEIVATATVETRRSDPYADVDLLTDGWDFYAADENRQANVEYLTESPYVTFHPEAARIAQEVRRGATGIATFLLDLNRHINELLTYDTDATHVHSTLDEVLEKRAGVCQDYAHLMIACCRTQGVPTRYVSGYLYGGPGIRGEQATHAWLECLLPQGRWLALDPTNALLANDHHIRVHVGRDYSEVAPTKGVYVGPPASRLLVEVSVVAASPASVSA; this is encoded by the coding sequence ATGATCCTTCTAGCTACCCACCGAACCGTCTACGAGTACCCGTCGCCCGCCTTCGAGAGTCATAACGAAGTTCGGCTGATGCCGTTGACCGACGACTCGCAGACCTGCCGCGAGTTCCGCGTCGACGTCCTTCCGCGGGTGCCGGTCTTCTCGTATGAGGATATCGGGGGCACGGTTCACCACTTCGGTGTCAGGCAGCCGCACGTTCGGATGGAGATCGTGGCGACCGCGACGGTGGAAACCCGCCGCAGCGACCCCTACGCCGACGTCGACCTCTTGACCGATGGATGGGACTTCTACGCCGCCGACGAGAACCGCCAAGCGAACGTGGAGTACCTCACCGAGAGTCCGTACGTGACGTTCCACCCTGAGGCCGCCCGGATCGCCCAGGAAGTTCGACGAGGCGCGACCGGCATCGCGACGTTTCTTCTCGACCTAAACCGTCACATCAACGAGCTGCTTACCTACGATACCGATGCGACTCACGTCCACTCGACGTTGGATGAAGTTCTCGAGAAGCGGGCCGGCGTCTGCCAGGACTACGCCCACCTCATGATCGCGTGCTGCCGCACCCAGGGGGTTCCTACTCGGTATGTGAGCGGCTACCTTTACGGCGGACCGGGGATCCGCGGCGAGCAGGCGACGCACGCCTGGCTCGAATGCCTGCTTCCCCAAGGCCGTTGGCTCGCCTTAGATCCGACGAACGCCCTCCTCGCCAACGACCACCACATCCGCGTCCACGTCGGCCGCGACTACAGCGAGGTCGCCCCCACCAAAGGGGTCTACGTCGGCCCCCCGGCATCGCGCCTCCTGGTGGAAGTTTCCGTCGTCGCCGCAAGCCCCGCTTCGGTTTCGGCCTGA
- a CDS encoding fibronectin type III domain-containing protein: MKHKRRFWSLWLTLLIGVLACVSLARVLQGSNTVTSISVGNFGTYVSGSLSSIQTSDNLYYTVHTTSTSAGDQWADVQGDCSLASNTTSTGLNVSVESNIPANATLLVFFQNVNTLAFDNVKSFSGAGADIVQVVSLTPSQVALYRNASTGVMKYYLRAARPVRLSSLSYDFKLDQLSLTTPIEPPINLQAAAISSSQITLSWGDQSSTETGFRIERKGGASGTTYVFVTNAAPNSTTFTDSALTASTTYTYRVRSFNASENSAWSNEASATTLAAGTVPVITLTAVGTSTSQVSLYWNGVPGAIGYNVYRSTTSGGPYTKLNSSPINPVDPGPGLSNAYLYSNPGLSTGTTYYYVVKSVINSSGTEGVASNESSDAPTADSVPYDTGNAATIVAKIDQIGAAHVTGWAASGRTVALGPNGVTYSNGNSNGASAYGPTAQYDAASNLYHDSDNATYPVTMDGFEGGGDDGGLLLSSNRSNLRRSEAASHYANGMKGGRASAEATYSPLQLGGYNPTAQPSGPFRKVEANAGFSELRAAVYLPSPSSGTANLKGNDTSAGSSTDTAYIYTGVDGLASTTNVHVDVGFQCGSSSNPGWKVYGLNKASGTWTLAPKGYDNIYVNGAPKITWTLPSPGGLPNYHGMFVIGNNGGAGSFSFVNPNLQGPPAPQYRYSIVVRNLKQSGLNTVTIKRVNSIAQRLRFTKANGTVVNANAPLPNGPSSGLFMSGAYQIGGGWGDIFGGEVTVNGSQLESGVNVYKTGAYPGLGSAYVKSVDHNPEFWEEQIQVRTSP, from the coding sequence TTGAAACACAAGAGACGTTTTTGGTCTTTGTGGCTAACGCTCCTGATCGGAGTCTTAGCCTGTGTCTCGCTAGCCAGGGTGCTGCAGGGATCCAACACGGTGACCTCGATCTCCGTCGGCAACTTCGGAACCTACGTTTCCGGAAGCCTAAGCAGCATCCAAACTTCGGACAATCTCTACTACACGGTTCACACGACCTCGACTTCGGCGGGTGACCAGTGGGCCGATGTCCAAGGCGATTGCTCGCTTGCGAGCAATACGACTTCGACCGGATTGAATGTCTCGGTCGAGAGCAACATTCCCGCCAACGCGACCCTTCTCGTTTTTTTCCAAAACGTGAACACGTTGGCGTTCGATAACGTGAAGAGTTTTTCCGGTGCAGGGGCGGACATCGTTCAAGTCGTCTCCCTGACGCCAAGCCAAGTTGCCTTGTATCGCAACGCCTCGACCGGCGTGATGAAGTACTACCTTCGCGCGGCACGACCGGTTCGCCTTAGCTCGCTGTCATACGACTTCAAGCTCGATCAGCTCTCTTTGACCACGCCCATCGAGCCGCCGATCAACCTGCAGGCCGCCGCGATCAGCAGCAGCCAGATCACCCTTAGCTGGGGCGACCAGAGCTCCACGGAAACCGGATTCCGAATCGAGCGAAAAGGTGGTGCGAGTGGTACGACCTACGTGTTCGTCACGAATGCCGCTCCCAACAGCACGACCTTCACCGATTCGGCTCTGACCGCCTCGACGACCTACACGTACCGGGTGCGAAGCTTCAACGCATCCGAGAATTCGGCGTGGAGCAACGAGGCGTCGGCCACGACTCTGGCCGCGGGAACCGTGCCCGTCATCACCTTGACGGCGGTAGGAACCAGTACGAGCCAGGTCTCCCTCTATTGGAACGGCGTGCCGGGAGCGATCGGCTACAACGTGTACCGTTCCACCACCAGCGGCGGCCCGTACACGAAGCTCAATTCCTCGCCCATTAACCCGGTTGACCCAGGCCCTGGTCTCTCGAACGCTTACCTCTATTCGAACCCGGGACTCTCCACCGGAACGACGTACTACTACGTGGTCAAATCGGTGATCAACTCGAGCGGAACCGAAGGGGTTGCCAGCAACGAGTCCTCCGACGCTCCCACCGCCGACTCTGTCCCGTACGACACCGGAAACGCAGCGACGATCGTCGCCAAGATCGACCAGATCGGAGCGGCGCACGTTACCGGTTGGGCTGCGAGTGGACGCACCGTCGCCCTCGGGCCCAACGGAGTGACTTACAGCAACGGCAATAGCAACGGCGCCTCCGCCTACGGGCCGACCGCGCAATACGACGCGGCCAGCAACCTGTATCACGACAGCGACAACGCCACCTATCCGGTTACGATGGATGGCTTCGAGGGCGGTGGCGACGATGGCGGGTTGCTGCTTTCCTCAAACCGGTCGAATCTTCGTCGGAGCGAAGCGGCGTCGCACTATGCCAACGGTATGAAAGGCGGGCGGGCCTCTGCGGAGGCGACTTACTCGCCGCTGCAATTGGGCGGATACAACCCGACGGCCCAGCCTTCCGGTCCTTTCCGCAAGGTCGAAGCCAATGCCGGATTCTCGGAGCTCCGAGCGGCGGTGTATCTTCCGTCCCCATCCTCCGGCACCGCGAACCTGAAAGGGAACGACACCTCCGCGGGATCTTCTACCGACACGGCCTATATCTACACCGGTGTTGATGGGCTCGCATCGACCACCAACGTCCACGTAGACGTAGGGTTCCAATGCGGCAGCAGCTCGAATCCGGGTTGGAAGGTGTACGGGCTGAACAAGGCGAGCGGGACTTGGACGCTGGCTCCCAAGGGATACGACAACATCTATGTCAACGGAGCGCCGAAAATTACGTGGACGCTGCCCTCGCCTGGCGGCTTGCCGAACTACCACGGGATGTTCGTCATCGGCAATAACGGAGGCGCGGGATCGTTCTCGTTCGTAAATCCGAACCTGCAAGGCCCTCCGGCCCCGCAGTACCGGTATTCGATCGTCGTTCGCAACCTGAAGCAGTCGGGCCTGAACACGGTCACGATCAAACGGGTGAACTCGATCGCCCAACGCCTTCGCTTCACGAAGGCGAACGGTACGGTCGTGAACGCGAACGCGCCGTTGCCGAATGGCCCTTCGAGCGGTCTCTTCATGTCCGGCGCCTATCAGATCGGCGGCGGCTGGGGAGATATCTTCGGAGGCGAAGTGACGGTGAACGGCTCCCAATTGGAGTCTGGCGTCAACGTCTACAAGACCGGCGCCTACCCCGGCCTCGGGAGCGCGTATGTGAAATCGGTGGATCACAACCCCGAGTTTTGGGAGGAACAGATCCAAGTTCGAACCTCGCCGTAA
- a CDS encoding DHA2 family efflux MFS transporter permease subunit: MASAASPTVAARTPASEISPYRWIIVIGLITASIMEVLDTTIVNVALPQMAGNLGATTQEIGWVSTGYILANVVVLPMTAFLVGRFGRKNYLAFSIILFIVSSFFCGTSHALLELVIWRILQGAGGAALLSTAQATLRQIFPPEQQGLVQSVFVMGIIVAPTLGPTLGGWITDHYTWNWCFFINIPIGLVSLFLVTQFLHDPAGMRRNATVDYLGILLLAVGLGSLQYVLEEGQSQDWFADPTILKLAILSAVTLSAMLWWELSPRNEHPIVDFRVLKNPALTSAIVLFVTLGFGLYGGVYLFPIFAQSILRFTPTETGLVLLPGGLATAASALICGKLLGGKKPLVDPRVPIFVGLVIFMISMWDLGHLTILSGEPDTRVSLIVRGFGLGFLFTPINQVAYASLRPNEVQQASGLINLARQLGGSFGIAILGTYVQAHAAFHRANLVTHIYPGNPAVDSRMQAITSGLVAKGMPLEQAKQGALAVMDQTVQRQSMTMSFNDGFLLILVIFMFATPAVLMLKKPTGGRAAPADAH; this comes from the coding sequence TTGGCTAGCGCAGCTTCCCCGACCGTCGCCGCCAGAACCCCCGCGAGCGAGATCAGTCCGTACCGGTGGATCATCGTCATCGGTCTGATTACCGCCTCCATCATGGAGGTGCTCGACACCACCATCGTGAATGTGGCGCTGCCGCAGATGGCGGGCAATCTCGGCGCCACCACTCAGGAGATTGGGTGGGTTTCGACCGGCTATATCCTCGCCAATGTCGTCGTCTTACCGATGACCGCGTTCCTTGTCGGCCGATTCGGGCGCAAGAACTACCTGGCGTTCTCGATAATCCTCTTCATCGTCTCGTCGTTCTTCTGCGGAACCTCTCATGCGTTGCTGGAGCTGGTGATCTGGCGCATCCTGCAAGGGGCGGGAGGCGCGGCGCTGCTCTCCACGGCGCAGGCCACGTTGCGCCAAATCTTCCCTCCCGAACAGCAGGGGCTCGTCCAGTCTGTATTCGTCATGGGGATCATCGTCGCGCCAACCTTAGGCCCCACTCTGGGCGGTTGGATCACGGACCACTACACCTGGAACTGGTGTTTCTTCATCAACATCCCCATCGGCTTGGTGTCGCTGTTCCTTGTGACCCAGTTCCTGCACGACCCGGCAGGAATGCGGCGGAACGCGACCGTCGACTACTTGGGAATCCTCTTGCTGGCGGTCGGCTTGGGATCGCTGCAGTACGTGCTCGAAGAGGGGCAATCGCAGGACTGGTTTGCCGATCCCACGATCCTCAAGCTTGCGATCCTCTCGGCCGTAACGCTTTCGGCAATGCTGTGGTGGGAGCTTTCTCCGCGAAACGAACACCCGATCGTCGACTTCCGAGTGCTGAAGAATCCGGCGTTGACGTCGGCGATCGTCCTCTTCGTCACGCTCGGGTTCGGGCTTTACGGTGGCGTTTATCTCTTCCCGATCTTCGCCCAGTCGATCTTGCGGTTCACCCCTACCGAGACTGGCCTCGTGCTTTTGCCGGGCGGACTCGCGACCGCGGCGAGTGCCCTTATCTGCGGAAAGCTGCTGGGCGGCAAGAAGCCGCTCGTGGACCCGCGGGTACCGATCTTCGTCGGACTGGTGATCTTCATGATCTCGATGTGGGACCTTGGGCACCTAACGATTCTTAGCGGCGAGCCGGACACCCGGGTCTCGCTGATCGTCCGCGGCTTCGGGCTCGGGTTCCTGTTCACCCCGATTAACCAGGTCGCCTATGCCAGCCTTCGCCCGAATGAGGTCCAGCAGGCTTCGGGGCTCATCAACCTTGCCCGACAGCTTGGCGGCTCTTTCGGGATCGCGATCCTAGGAACCTACGTCCAGGCCCACGCAGCTTTCCATCGGGCCAACTTGGTCACCCACATCTACCCGGGCAACCCGGCCGTGGACAGCCGGATGCAGGCCATTACGTCGGGACTTGTGGCCAAAGGGATGCCGCTCGAGCAGGCGAAGCAAGGAGCCCTCGCCGTAATGGACCAGACGGTCCAGAGGCAGTCCATGACCATGAGCTTCAACGACGGCTTTCTGCTGATTTTGGTGATCTTCATGTTTGCGACGCCGGCGGTTCTGATGCTAAAGAAGCCCACCGGCGGACGGGCGGCCCCGGCGGACGCGCACTAG
- a CDS encoding LacI family DNA-binding transcriptional regulator, with the protein MRTRLKDVADNLKLSPALVSGVLNRRPNVWASEETRKRIIEAARTLNYQPSAAAQALSRGKSDTVALVYRRLEGPSYRLAYSGLVDTLSSGLQASGLGLAVANFADQEAVLDHLQKLAGTRACDAVILWGREQDTEAQGELLEKLGIPFLVKGRHERDHPNWNQIDFDHEGMMAQAVDHLADLGHSRLAYLGFPHDEAFVRALRRGYVQGHRRRLGSDPDPRFFAEHEDLVAPNAETINGWLSLPEDERPTGFVVGAGNSAWQALETCIAQVHRKLGFETGDDAAAGVTSLFFTLMFGNALVYQGIEIDSLARLALPELLTAIERGEPAESVHRFLPALSPAPSLDLLQHGVSFSGDAP; encoded by the coding sequence ATGCGAACCCGCCTCAAAGACGTGGCCGATAACCTGAAGCTCTCCCCCGCGCTCGTTTCCGGCGTGCTCAACCGGAGACCGAACGTTTGGGCGTCGGAGGAGACTCGCAAGCGGATCATCGAAGCGGCGCGGACGCTGAACTACCAGCCGAGCGCGGCGGCACAGGCCCTTAGCCGAGGAAAAAGCGACACGGTGGCCTTGGTCTACCGCCGTCTAGAGGGTCCAAGCTACCGTTTGGCTTACAGCGGCTTGGTGGATACGCTTTCCAGCGGCCTTCAAGCCAGCGGCCTTGGCCTTGCCGTCGCCAACTTCGCCGACCAGGAAGCGGTGCTCGACCACCTTCAAAAGCTGGCCGGCACCCGGGCCTGCGATGCCGTAATCCTTTGGGGCCGGGAGCAAGATACCGAAGCTCAGGGCGAGCTACTTGAAAAGCTCGGGATTCCGTTTCTCGTCAAAGGCCGGCACGAGCGCGATCATCCGAACTGGAACCAGATCGACTTCGACCACGAGGGAATGATGGCCCAAGCGGTCGATCATCTTGCCGACTTGGGGCACTCCCGGCTGGCGTATCTCGGATTCCCACATGACGAGGCGTTCGTTCGCGCTTTACGCCGCGGGTACGTCCAAGGGCACCGGCGGCGGCTCGGTTCGGACCCGGACCCGCGCTTCTTTGCCGAGCACGAGGACCTCGTCGCCCCGAACGCGGAGACGATCAACGGGTGGCTCAGCTTGCCGGAGGACGAACGGCCGACCGGCTTCGTCGTCGGCGCGGGCAACTCGGCCTGGCAAGCCCTGGAGACCTGCATCGCCCAGGTCCACCGCAAGCTCGGTTTCGAAACCGGCGACGACGCTGCTGCCGGCGTCACCTCCCTCTTTTTCACCCTCATGTTCGGGAACGCGCTCGTCTACCAGGGGATCGAAATCGATAGCCTGGCCCGGTTAGCTTTGCCCGAGCTGCTCACCGCGATCGAGCGGGGTGAGCCGGCCGAGTCGGTCCACCGGTTTTTGCCCGCACTTTCGCCGGCTCCCAGCCTCGACCTTTTGCAGCATGGCGTCTCGTTTTCCGGAGATGCCCCATGA
- a CDS encoding circularly permuted type 2 ATP-grasp protein, which yields MIQSQTFVSPPGLFEGYDLGGFFDEMFEGTGVPRAHYARLQSTLGAMTAREFRARGELADLTLVNQGITFTVYGDTQGIEKPFPVDLVPRIVPAAEWRHIEKGLEQRVRALNLFLHDVYHEGKILKDGRVPRELVVNAPNYRRAFVGADVPDDIYVHICGTDIIRDVDGTYRVLEDNCRTPSGVSYMIENRMILMRVFPSLFRENRVRPVDGYARMLLKNLRDLAPSGPEDPAVVLLTPGVFNSAYFEHSFLAQQMGIELVEGRDLFVENNYVFMKTTKGPKRVDVVYRRVDDDFLDPLAFRPESVLGVPGLVNAYRAGNVALANGIGTGVADDKAIYPYVPEMIRYYLGEEPVLEQVPTYLAWRDDERAYILDNLDKLVVKATNESGGYGMLMGPQATQAERERFGDLIRANPRDYIAQPLISLSRSPCFFSDGFEGRHVDLRPYILCGKDGVTIVPGGLTRVALRKGSYVVNSSQGGGSKDTWVLADDGPDTQSQTLGTMTQTQLANPPAEIENPGQAGAPQC from the coding sequence ATGATCCAATCTCAAACTTTCGTGTCTCCGCCGGGCCTCTTCGAGGGGTACGACTTGGGCGGCTTCTTCGACGAGATGTTCGAGGGGACCGGCGTCCCCCGGGCGCACTACGCTCGTCTCCAATCGACCCTCGGCGCGATGACGGCCCGGGAGTTCCGGGCACGGGGCGAGCTGGCGGACCTCACGCTGGTCAACCAAGGGATTACCTTCACCGTCTACGGCGACACCCAGGGGATCGAGAAGCCGTTCCCGGTCGATCTCGTGCCGCGCATCGTTCCGGCGGCCGAATGGCGGCATATTGAAAAAGGTCTGGAGCAGCGAGTTCGCGCACTGAACCTCTTCCTCCACGACGTCTACCACGAAGGCAAGATCCTCAAGGATGGGCGAGTCCCGCGGGAGTTGGTCGTCAACGCCCCCAACTACCGCCGCGCCTTCGTCGGCGCCGACGTGCCGGACGACATCTACGTCCACATCTGCGGCACCGACATCATCCGCGACGTCGACGGAACCTACCGGGTGCTCGAGGATAACTGCCGAACCCCCAGCGGGGTCAGCTACATGATCGAGAACCGCATGATTCTTATGCGGGTTTTCCCGAGCCTGTTTCGAGAAAACCGCGTCCGGCCGGTCGACGGCTACGCTCGCATGCTACTCAAGAATCTGCGCGACCTCGCCCCCTCCGGCCCCGAGGACCCCGCGGTGGTGCTTCTCACGCCGGGCGTCTTCAACTCCGCTTACTTCGAGCACTCGTTCCTCGCCCAGCAGATGGGGATCGAGCTGGTGGAAGGGCGTGACCTGTTCGTGGAAAACAACTACGTCTTCATGAAGACGACCAAGGGACCGAAGCGGGTCGATGTGGTTTACCGGCGAGTGGACGACGATTTTCTCGATCCCCTTGCCTTCCGCCCCGAGAGCGTTCTCGGCGTGCCGGGCCTGGTCAACGCCTACCGGGCCGGCAACGTGGCGCTCGCCAACGGGATCGGCACTGGCGTGGCCGACGACAAGGCGATCTACCCGTACGTCCCCGAAATGATCCGCTACTACCTCGGCGAGGAACCGGTCTTGGAGCAAGTTCCAACCTACTTGGCCTGGCGCGACGATGAGCGCGCATACATCCTCGATAATCTCGATAAGCTCGTCGTGAAGGCGACCAACGAGAGCGGTGGATACGGGATGCTCATGGGACCGCAGGCAACCCAGGCCGAACGTGAGCGGTTCGGCGACCTCATTCGAGCGAATCCCCGCGACTACATCGCCCAGCCGCTCATCTCGCTTTCGAGATCGCCATGCTTTTTCAGCGACGGGTTCGAGGGGCGGCACGTCGACTTGCGTCCGTATATTCTCTGCGGCAAGGACGGCGTCACCATCGTCCCCGGCGGACTCACGCGGGTCGCGCTCAGGAAGGGGAGCTACGTGGTCAACTCCTCCCAAGGAGGTGGCAGCAAAGATACGTGGGTGCTGGCGGACGACGGGCCGGATACCCAGTCGCAGACCCTCGGAACCATGACCCAGACTCAGCTTGCAAATCCCCCCGCGGAGATCGAGAATCCTGGCCAAGCGGGGGCGCCCCAATGCTGA